Within Bacillus sp. Marseille-Q1617, the genomic segment TCACCCTGCCAAGGTTTTCATGGGTGATACCGGTTCATTGGCACTAGGTGGAGCGATTGCAACGATTGCCATCTTAACGAAATTAGAGATTATCCTGATCCTGATCGGCGGGGTCTTTGTCATCGAAACATTGTCAGTGATATTACAAGTTGCTTCGTTTAAAACGACTGGAAAACGAATCTTCAAAATGAGTCCTCTTCATCATCACTACGAACTTGTCGGGTGGTCTGAATGGAGAGTCGTCGTTACATTTTGGACGGTTGGTTTGCTTTTTGCCGTATTAGGAATCTATATCGAGGTGTGGTTATAATTGAAGAAAATTACGAAGTTTAAACACAAAAAAGTTCTTGTACTGGGGTTGGCAAAGAGCGGGGTAAGCGCCGCTTCCTTACTACATAAGCTCGAAGCTTTTGTCACAGTGAATGATCGAAAGCCGTTGGCGGAAAATCCCGAGGCTCAGGGTCTTCTGCAGGAAGGAATCAAAGTGATCTGTGGAAGCCATCCGATCGAGCTGTTGGACGAAGGTTTTGAATATGTCGTCAAAAATCCGGGTATTCCCTATCATAATCCTCTAATAAAAAGGGCGGTTGAAAAAGGGATCCCCGTCATTACAGAGGTGGAGCTTGCTTATTTAGTATCAGAAGCAGAAATGATCGGCATCACCGGGACGAATGGTAAAACGACGACTACCACTTTACTTTATGAAATCCTGAATGAGGACAGACAGCAGCCCCTGATTGCGGGTAATATCGGAACAGTGGCCTCGGAAGTGGCACAAAAAGCGAAAAAAGATGAAAAGATGGTGGTGGAATTATCCTCCTTCCAACTAATGGGGATCGAGGAATTCTCCCCTCATATCGCGATCATTACGAACTTATATGATGCACATTTGGATTACCACGGTCATATCGAGGAGTATTGGAACGCTAAAGCCAATATTACAAAGAATCAAACAGAAAAGGATTATTTGATTGTCAATCAAGACCAGGAGCATCTTTTAAACGTCACAGCATTCACCAAGGCATCCATCATTCCTTTTTCCACTACCCAGGAAGCGGAAGAAGGAGCTTATATAAAAGATGGGGCAATCTATTTTAAGCAGGAACGTATCGGTGAATTATCCGCTGTTGTATTACCCGGTGCTCACAACCTTGAGAATATCCTTTGCGCAGTCGCGGCTTCAAAATTATATGGAGTCTCTAATGACAGCATCATGAATGTGCTTGGTACTTTTACAGGTGTGAAGCACCGTACTCAATTTGTAAAAGAAGTGAGTGGAAGAAAATTTTATAACGATTCCAAAGCGACAAACATTCTTGCGACCAAAAGTGCCCTTAATGCCTTTGACGGTCCTACCATTTTATTGGCAGGGGGTTTGGACAGGGGGAACGCTTTTGATGACCTTATTCCTCATTTGAAAAATGTGAAGACGCTGGTCACATTTGGTGAAACGGCTGATAAATTACAGCAAACTGGTCAACAGGCAGGGATACAAACCATTATTCGTGTCGATAATGTTGAGAAGGCAGTGCCGGCTGCTTATGAACATTCAGAAGCTGGTGATGTGATCTTGTTATCTCCGGCATGTGCAAGCTGGGATCAATATCGAACTTTTGAAGAACGCGGTGACATTTTTATTAAAGCGGTGCATAACCTTTAATAAGGGCTTGTCATAAAAAAGCAAAATTACTAAAACAACCAGAAAGGCAATCTAAGAAATTGAACAGTATGTATTGCTTGAAACGGCTCAAATACGTCTATTCGAGGTGTTAAGATTGCCTTTAAAAAAATCGACTCCCGATTTTATCCTAATCATCGTCACCCTTACACTTTTAGCTGTGGGGCTGATCATGGTTTACAGTGCAAGTGCGGTATGGGCGGATTATAAATTTGATGATTCATTTTTCTTTGCCAAAAGACAATTGCTCTTTGCAGCTGTAGGGGTCTTTGCCATGTTCTTCATTATGAATGTGGAATATTGGACCTGGAAAAACTGGGCGAAAGTCCTTATCATCATTTGTTTTGTCCTATTGGTGCTGGTATTGATCCCCGGTATCGGAGTTCTTAGAAACGGATCCCGGAGCTGGATTGGAGTCGGGGCATTTTCCATTCAGCCTTCAGAGTTCATGAAACTGGCTATGATTGCGTTCCTCGCCAAATATCTATCTGAAAATCAGAAATATATCACATCCTTCAGAAAAGGAGTGCTCCCTTCTTTACTGCTGGTGTTTTCAGCGTTTGGTATGATCATGCTCCAGCCTGATTTAGGGACAGGTACCGTGATGGTGGGGACCTGTGTGGTGATGATCTTCATTTCCGGAGCCAGGGTCATGCATTTTGCTTGGCTGGGGATCGCAGGATTGGCAGGGTTCGCTGCATTGGTTCTTTCGGCACCCTACAGGATAAAACGGATCACCTCGTTCCTTGATCCCTGGGAGGATCCATTGAACAGCGGCTTTCAAATCATTCAATCACTGTATGCAATCGGTCCAGGGGGGCTGTTTGGATTGGGGCTTGGTGAAAGCAGACAGAAGTTCTTCTATCTGCCTGAACCACAAAATGACTTTATCTTTGCTATATTGGCAGAGGAATTGGGTTTCATCGGCGGGACATTTGTACTTCTGCTGTTTTCCCTGATACTGTGGCGGGGTGTGCGTATTGCACTCGGTGCCCCCGATTTGTTTGGAAGCTTCCTGGCTGTTGGAATCGTGTCGATGATTGCGATTCAAGTCATGATCAATGTGGGAGTTGTAACCGGATTGATGCCTGTAACGGGTATCACCCTTCCATTCCTCAGCTACGGGGGATCTTCATTGACCCTCATGCTCATGGCCGTGGGAGTTCTGCTGAATATCAGTCGATATTCAAGACATTAACCAAAAAAAGATTGGCTTCATCATACATTCAGTAAAATCCTTCCCTCGATGCAGAGTAAGGTTGGGCTGAATGTATGATTGAGAGTCAATCTTTTTTGCTGTCTTTTATATCTATTGATGTTAATAAGTGCTGCCATTTTAGTGTTCCAGCAGTTGATTCGAGTGAAAGACGAAGACTCCTGCGGGGGATGCCGCCAATGTGAGGGGCTCACGGGCTGCCCGCGGAAAGCGAAGTCTTGCACAGAAATCAACAGCGGCCAGGAGAGGTATTTTTACTTAAAATCTTCGTAGAGTGAAAATAGTACTAATACGAAAATTTTATTGAAATAACAATAGGATATTTGAAGGTTAGATGTTACAATTAATTACATAAATGCAACCTGTGTAAGGGTTTCGGTTTTCAATAATATAGGAGGTTATATTACTTTTTTTAACCAAAACTTTTACAATTCAATGACATCCTTTCATAACATGGAATTCGTGTTTAAAATAGAAGGAAAGAGTGTAATATACAAGATGTTGTTCTCTTTTTAGATTCCATGTAATGTACATAAATATCATTTGAGATTTTCATTATGTTTGATGTTGTCAAGGGAATGTAAAATGACCTTTCAAATTGATAACCGTCCTATTCTCTTTCACATACTTTGCCTTCACACTGACAAAGAAGGTAACTCGGACAAGAGTACTTTCATTTTTAGGCGTGACGACCATGCCCCATAAATACGAAATGAAATTGAGGAAAACGTAATGAGAAAAGAAAATGTTGTTTCCATTGAAGAAAGAATCCCCAAACTGAAACAGCACAGAAAAAAGAAAGCAAACAGAAGGCTGCTATTCTTACTGACACTTTTCCTGATCATGATTTTATCTGTTATTTATTTCCAATCACCGCTGAGTCATGTGAAAACAATCGAGGTCAAGGGAAATGAAATTGTCTCCAGTGAAACGATTCTTTCTGAAAGCAAGCTTAAACCGGGAATGAATCTCTGGAGCGTCAATAAAAATGAAACTGCTGAACGATTAAATAAACTTCCTGAGGTAAAGAGTGCAGAAGTCAAATTGTCTTTTCCCAATTCCTTTGTGATTGAAGTGGATGAATTAGGCAAAAAAGCCTATCTCCTAAAAGATAATAAGTTTCTGATCATCCTTGAAAATGGTAAGGTCCTGAATAAAGGAACAGAATCCATCCCTGTAGATGCTCCGCTCCTAAGAGGGTTCAAAGAGGACAAGACACTCAAAAAGATGATCTCGGAACTGGGGGAGCTTCCCAAAGAGGTTCAGCACCTGATCTCAGAAATAAACTTAGTGCCAAAGAAGACGGATCAATACCATTTGACATTATTTATGAATGACGGTTATGAAGTAAGTGCGACGATTCGTACATTTTCAGAGAAAATGGAGCATTACCCATCGATTGTCAGTCAATTGGACCCTTCCAAAAAAGGGATCATTGATCTGGAAGTAGGCTCTTATTTCAGATCATATGAAACGGAAGCAGAAGCAGAAAGTGAAGCACAAGAGCAAGGCGAAGGAGATGATGGGGATGAAAGTGAAGGGTAAACATGTTATCCTCTCTCTCGTAAGTTTAGTGCTTGGTTTCATCCTTGCTTTTTCTTACAGCCTTGCCAATACTAAAGAAGCAGGACTGGGAAAACGCAGTAACGGTCAATGGAAGCAGGAAGAAGAACTTAGGGATCAGATCCTCTCCCAGCAGCAGAAGAATAATAACCTGCAGGAACGGCTCTATGAAAAACAGGAAAGAGTAGTCAATATGGAAAAGGAGTTCTCTAAAGAAAAGCAAATTTACTTCAACCTTGCTGAAGAAGCAGAGAAGTACCGCATGTTCTTAGGGAAAACCAAAGTCAAAGGTCCGGGAGTGAAAGTGACACTCTCAGATTCTGACTATAAACCAAACGAAGATAACGCAAACAATTATATTGTTCATGAACACCATATTTTCAAGGTAATAAATGAATTGTATATTGCCGGAGCCTCTGCAGTTTCCATAAACGGACAGAGACTGAAACATGATTCATACGTTTTGTGCTATGGTCCGGTCATACAAATCGATGGGGTTGAATACCCGGCTCCGTTTGAGATCACAGCCATCGGAGATCCGGAGGTACTCTCTTCTGCCATGAATATAACTGGTGGGGTAAAAGATCAATTGGTGAATGAGAATATTGAATTCTCCTTGGAAAAGAAAACAGATATTGTTCTGGAACCACTAATCGGTGAATCATGAAGTTTGCACTCCAATAAAAGGATAGTGATTGGAAAGCAAGGTGAAGGGGAATGGACAACAAGCTTAAAGCGAGTTTTACGGTTATCACCATCATCATCGGTTTCATGATTGCCATTCAATTCCAAACAGTCAAGGAACCTGTTGTCCGTGATACGAGAGACATTTGGGAATTAAGAGATGCATTGCTGAAAGAGAAAGAATTGAACTCGAGTCTGCTTGAGGAAATGCGAGCTGTGGAAGAAAAGCTTGAAACGTATGAAACAGAGAGAAAAGCAAGTCCTGAGCAGGCACTGAAACAAACGCTGGAAGAACTGAAAACAGAAGCAGGTTTAACCGAGAAAAAAGGTGCCGGCCTGATTCTGACGATCGAACCTGCCATGGAAGAAATACTGCTGGGTGAAAAAGTACGTAGCGTGTCCCCGCAGCTCCTTGAAAGGTTAGTCAATGAATTAAATCAATATGATGCGATGGATATCTCGATTGACGGACATCGTTTAATCAATTCATCGGTAATCCGGGATATAAACGGGGAAACAAATGTAGACGGTTACTCCATTACCAAAATCCCTTTTGAAGTCAGAGTATTGACAAAGGATCTTGAAACGGCTCAAAAATTGTATAACCGGATGCAGGTGTCACAATCTGTTGAGGATTTCTTTATCGATAATCTCAGGGTATCCATATCCAAGCCGTTAGAAGAAGTGGTTTTACCGGCATATGAAGATACAATCCGTGTCCGCTATATGGAACCGGTAAGTGAAAGAGGAGGTAACGGATAATATGTGGCTTCCCGTTTTAGGGTTGCTAGTAGGGGTCATACTCGGCCTCCTTACGGATATTAGAATTCCAGATGAATACTCGAATTATTTATCGATAGCAGTTCTCGCAGCTTTGGATACGCTGTTTGGCGGAATCCGTGCTCACCTCCAAAATATATACGATGATAAAGTCTTTGTTTCGGGATTCTTTTTTAATATTTTACTAGCAGCAAGTTTAGCTTTTCTAGGGGTCCATCTTGGTGTAGACTTATATTTGGCAGCTGTTTTTGCTTTTGGAGTCAGATTATTCCAAAACATAGCAGTCATCAGACGGATACTCATAAGCAATTGGACTACTAATCAAGAAAAAAGAGAAAAAAATTAGAATTTTAAAAGGGAATCGTTTTTGTCACGACGAATATCTTATTTAAGATATACTTAGAATTGAGACTATCTAGGGTTGTTGTTCCCATAAACATTCTTTAAGGAGGTGCCATAGAGTGAACAGCAATGAAATATACGTTAGCCTAGACATCGGTACATCCACAGTGAAAGTGATCATTGGTGAAATGTCAAATGATTCCTTGAACATTATCGGTGTAGGAAATGTAGAATCTGAAGGAATCAGAAAGGGTTCCATCGTAGATATAGACGAAACTGTTCATACAATCAAGAAAGCAGTTGAGCAGGCAGAAAGGATGGTCGGTTTATCCATAAGCCAGGTCATCGTCGGGATTACAGGAAATCATGTTTCTCTTCAAAATTGTCACGGTGTGGTAGCCGTTTCAAGCGAGAATCGTGAAATTGGGGATGAAGACGTCCTGAGGGTGATGGATGCAGCGCAAGTTGTTTCTATCCCGCCTGAAAGGGAAATCATCAATGTAATTCCAAGACAATTCATAGTTGACGGTCTGGATGAGATTACAGACCCGAGAGGCATGATTGGTGTCCGTCTCGAAATGGAAGGCACCATCATTACAGGATCTAAGACGATATTACATAATACTTTGCGTTGTGTGGAAAAAGCAGGGCTCGAAATTGTGGATATTGTTCTGCAGCCGCTGGCAGCAGGTTCGGTCGCCCTTTCTAAAGATGAAAAAAATCTTGGGGCTGCACTGATTGATATTGGCGGCGGTTCAACGACGATAGCTGTATTTGAACAAGGTCATTTAAAAGCCACTACAGTTTTACCTGTGGGGGGAGAACATATTACAAAGGATTTATCCATCGGACTCCGGACATCAACCGAGGATGCCGAAAAGATAAAGACAAAATATGGACATGCTTTTTATGATCATGCTTCAGAGGATGAAGTATTCAGTGTTCCAATTATTGGCAGTGATCAACATCAACAATTTAATCAATTAGAAATTTCTGATATTATAGAAGCAAGGCTTGAAGAGATACTTGACCTTATCAGTCATGAACTGAAGAGAATGGGTATCAGGGATCTGCCTGGCGGATATGTATTAACTGGTGGTGTA encodes:
- the murD gene encoding UDP-N-acetylmuramoyl-L-alanine--D-glutamate ligase: MKKITKFKHKKVLVLGLAKSGVSAASLLHKLEAFVTVNDRKPLAENPEAQGLLQEGIKVICGSHPIELLDEGFEYVVKNPGIPYHNPLIKRAVEKGIPVITEVELAYLVSEAEMIGITGTNGKTTTTTLLYEILNEDRQQPLIAGNIGTVASEVAQKAKKDEKMVVELSSFQLMGIEEFSPHIAIITNLYDAHLDYHGHIEEYWNAKANITKNQTEKDYLIVNQDQEHLLNVTAFTKASIIPFSTTQEAEEGAYIKDGAIYFKQERIGELSAVVLPGAHNLENILCAVAASKLYGVSNDSIMNVLGTFTGVKHRTQFVKEVSGRKFYNDSKATNILATKSALNAFDGPTILLAGGLDRGNAFDDLIPHLKNVKTLVTFGETADKLQQTGQQAGIQTIIRVDNVEKAVPAAYEHSEAGDVILLSPACASWDQYRTFEERGDIFIKAVHNL
- the spoVE gene encoding stage V sporulation protein E, with product MPLKKSTPDFILIIVTLTLLAVGLIMVYSASAVWADYKFDDSFFFAKRQLLFAAVGVFAMFFIMNVEYWTWKNWAKVLIIICFVLLVLVLIPGIGVLRNGSRSWIGVGAFSIQPSEFMKLAMIAFLAKYLSENQKYITSFRKGVLPSLLLVFSAFGMIMLQPDLGTGTVMVGTCVVMIFISGARVMHFAWLGIAGLAGFAALVLSAPYRIKRITSFLDPWEDPLNSGFQIIQSLYAIGPGGLFGLGLGESRQKFFYLPEPQNDFIFAILAEELGFIGGTFVLLLFSLILWRGVRIALGAPDLFGSFLAVGIVSMIAIQVMINVGVVTGLMPVTGITLPFLSYGGSSLTLMLMAVGVLLNISRYSRH
- a CDS encoding cell division protein FtsQ/DivIB, which produces MRKENVVSIEERIPKLKQHRKKKANRRLLFLLTLFLIMILSVIYFQSPLSHVKTIEVKGNEIVSSETILSESKLKPGMNLWSVNKNETAERLNKLPEVKSAEVKLSFPNSFVIEVDELGKKAYLLKDNKFLIILENGKVLNKGTESIPVDAPLLRGFKEDKTLKKMISELGELPKEVQHLISEINLVPKKTDQYHLTLFMNDGYEVSATIRTFSEKMEHYPSIVSQLDPSKKGIIDLEVGSYFRSYETEAEAESEAQEQGEGDDGDESEG
- a CDS encoding DUF881 domain-containing protein, whose product is MGMKVKGKHVILSLVSLVLGFILAFSYSLANTKEAGLGKRSNGQWKQEEELRDQILSQQQKNNNLQERLYEKQERVVNMEKEFSKEKQIYFNLAEEAEKYRMFLGKTKVKGPGVKVTLSDSDYKPNEDNANNYIVHEHHIFKVINELYIAGASAVSINGQRLKHDSYVLCYGPVIQIDGVEYPAPFEITAIGDPEVLSSAMNITGGVKDQLVNENIEFSLEKKTDIVLEPLIGES
- a CDS encoding DUF881 domain-containing protein yields the protein MDNKLKASFTVITIIIGFMIAIQFQTVKEPVVRDTRDIWELRDALLKEKELNSSLLEEMRAVEEKLETYETERKASPEQALKQTLEELKTEAGLTEKKGAGLILTIEPAMEEILLGEKVRSVSPQLLERLVNELNQYDAMDISIDGHRLINSSVIRDINGETNVDGYSITKIPFEVRVLTKDLETAQKLYNRMQVSQSVEDFFIDNLRVSISKPLEEVVLPAYEDTIRVRYMEPVSERGGNG
- a CDS encoding small basic family protein; the encoded protein is MWLPVLGLLVGVILGLLTDIRIPDEYSNYLSIAVLAALDTLFGGIRAHLQNIYDDKVFVSGFFFNILLAASLAFLGVHLGVDLYLAAVFAFGVRLFQNIAVIRRILISNWTTNQEKREKN
- the ftsA gene encoding cell division protein FtsA, which translates into the protein MNSNEIYVSLDIGTSTVKVIIGEMSNDSLNIIGVGNVESEGIRKGSIVDIDETVHTIKKAVEQAERMVGLSISQVIVGITGNHVSLQNCHGVVAVSSENREIGDEDVLRVMDAAQVVSIPPEREIINVIPRQFIVDGLDEITDPRGMIGVRLEMEGTIITGSKTILHNTLRCVEKAGLEIVDIVLQPLAAGSVALSKDEKNLGAALIDIGGGSTTIAVFEQGHLKATTVLPVGGEHITKDLSIGLRTSTEDAEKIKTKYGHAFYDHASEDEVFSVPIIGSDQHQQFNQLEISDIIEARLEEILDLISHELKRMGIRDLPGGYVLTGGVVNLPGVLELSQIVFQNRVRVAIPDYIGVREPQYTTAVGLIKYAQKNARLQGKSVSAEPVPVDASEKRQQSKQTNKKPKPAKVTEETHEDDKAMSKVKKFFGYFFE